The following are encoded in a window of Hymenobacter sp. GOD-10R genomic DNA:
- a CDS encoding DUF305 domain-containing protein, translating to MKKLFRLPLLALLLASVTLVSSCSKDDSDSLKVQAHDQNTMMTLMHDMMKKMDAMMKTQDPDQDYAMMMVMHHQGAITMAQEELKNGKDTQMRDLATRIIAAQQAEITQFNAFLAGHRVETPLVPAFNTRQMMAMDKMMRANDLRVITGNTDRDFAQLMQDHHQSAIETSQADLDLGRHTETKALARQIIDEQMMEIKEMQEWLLTNKGY from the coding sequence ATGAAAAAGCTATTTCGCCTTCCCCTGCTGGCCCTGCTGCTGGCTTCCGTTACGCTCGTTTCCTCGTGCAGCAAAGACGATTCTGACAGCCTGAAAGTGCAGGCGCATGACCAGAACACCATGATGACCCTCATGCACGACATGATGAAGAAGATGGATGCCATGATGAAAACCCAGGACCCCGACCAGGACTACGCCATGATGATGGTGATGCACCACCAGGGAGCCATTACCATGGCCCAGGAGGAACTGAAAAATGGCAAGGACACCCAGATGCGGGACCTGGCCACCCGCATCATTGCTGCGCAACAGGCCGAAATTACGCAGTTTAACGCGTTTCTGGCCGGTCACCGGGTAGAAACGCCACTCGTACCGGCGTTTAACACGCGCCAGATGATGGCCATGGATAAGATGATGCGCGCCAACGACCTGCGCGTTATCACCGGCAATACCGACCGCGATTTTGCCCAACTCATGCAGGACCACCACCAGAGCGCCATCGAAACGTCGCAGGCCGATTTGGACCTGGGTCGCCACACCGAAACCAAAGCCCTGGCGCGACAGATAATTGACGAGCAAATGATGGAAATAAAGGAGATGCAGGAGTGGCTGCTGACCAACAAAGGCTACTAA